A stretch of Xanthocytophaga agilis DNA encodes these proteins:
- a CDS encoding SMP-30/gluconolactonase/LRE family protein: MTNLFTTSLFALCIALGLPFVQSSLSESVANLNFRQTVQTIADSTSGSGIIAPQAKPQLVSSQFSFTEGPAVDKKGNVYFTDQPNNKIWKYDTEGKLSVFMENSGRSNGMYFDQKGNLISCADENNQLWSISPQGKVTVLLKDFQGHTFNGPNDVWVDKSGGIYFTDPYYQRPYWKRQSPDPNLGGEKLYYLPKGASAAILLDDTFKQPNGLIGTPDGKILYVADIGNNKTYKYEIAGNGVLKNRQLFVNQGSDGMTIDNQGNIYLTGNGVTVYSKEGQKIEHIPIQAKWTANVCFGGKEKNLLFITASESVYTLKMQVKGVQ, encoded by the coding sequence ATGACAAACCTGTTCACAACCAGTTTATTTGCTCTCTGTATAGCTTTAGGCTTGCCATTTGTTCAAAGCTCTCTATCAGAAAGTGTAGCTAACCTTAACTTCAGACAAACCGTGCAAACTATCGCAGACTCAACATCAGGCAGTGGCATTATAGCACCACAGGCAAAACCGCAGCTGGTATCCAGCCAGTTTAGCTTTACAGAAGGACCCGCAGTAGATAAAAAAGGAAATGTATACTTTACTGATCAGCCCAATAACAAAATCTGGAAGTATGATACTGAAGGAAAGCTTTCTGTGTTCATGGAAAATTCAGGTCGTTCCAATGGGATGTACTTTGATCAAAAAGGAAATCTCATTAGCTGTGCAGATGAAAACAACCAGCTCTGGTCTATCAGTCCACAAGGTAAGGTTACTGTTCTGCTCAAAGATTTTCAGGGACATACATTCAATGGTCCCAATGATGTATGGGTAGACAAATCGGGTGGCATCTACTTCACCGATCCGTACTATCAGCGCCCATACTGGAAACGTCAGAGCCCTGATCCAAACTTGGGAGGAGAGAAATTATATTACTTACCAAAAGGTGCATCAGCAGCTATCCTGTTGGATGATACCTTCAAGCAACCCAATGGCTTGATCGGTACTCCGGATGGTAAAATATTATATGTTGCTGATATTGGTAACAACAAGACTTATAAATATGAGATTGCAGGCAATGGAGTACTCAAAAACCGCCAGTTGTTTGTAAATCAGGGATCAGATGGAATGACTATTGATAATCAGGGCAATATCTATCTGACAGGGAATGGAGTAACTGTATATAGCAAAGAAGGACAAAAGATCGAACATATACCTATTCAGGCCAAATGGACTGCTAATGTATGCTTTGGGGGGAAAGAAAAGAACTTGTTATTTATTACCGCTTCGGAATCTGTTTATACATTGAAAATGCAGGTAAAGGGAGTACAATGA
- a CDS encoding GNAT family N-acetyltransferase has product MISLKRTTVTDPAFVELVSMLDKDLWARYPDKQGIFAPSNKLDERVQVVVAFSEGQPLACGGFRPTASTTEIEIKRMFVHPAFRGKGISRMILQELERWASEQHYTSAILETGIKQPEAIRLYETSGFTRIPNYGPYQDIEESVCMRKIFAS; this is encoded by the coding sequence ATGATCTCACTAAAACGAACAACGGTTACTGATCCGGCCTTTGTGGAATTGGTCAGCATGCTCGACAAAGACTTGTGGGCACGTTACCCTGATAAACAAGGTATTTTTGCCCCTAGCAACAAACTGGATGAACGAGTACAGGTAGTAGTAGCATTTTCAGAAGGACAGCCTTTAGCCTGTGGAGGCTTCCGTCCTACGGCTTCTACTACTGAGATAGAGATTAAGCGGATGTTTGTTCATCCGGCCTTTAGAGGAAAAGGTATCAGCCGAATGATTTTGCAGGAACTGGAACGTTGGGCATCAGAACAACACTATACTTCTGCCATACTGGAAACTGGTATCAAACAACCCGAAGCCATCCGATTATATGAGACTTCTGGCTTTACCCGCATTCCTAATTATGGTCCGTATCAGGATATAGAGGAAAGTGTATGTATGCGCAAGATATTTGCAAGCTGA
- a CDS encoding GAF domain-containing protein has protein sequence MSKKNYDSEFCGSLPLNFINHVQAYGILVVLEKTNLTIIQVSQNIEEKLGIAVEEVINSSWKKYVSAKELTLLEEHIQSDVIKKTSVSFSFTVPGRQTNCLAIVHIKDSYLILEIEILPEDESATTSFLSVYQDVKHVITWLESAQTITSACEIAITELKKISGFDRIMVYQFDENWNGTVIAETLEEGMEPYLGLVFPASDVPRQARALYLQNPYRQIPDREYTPVKLYPLLNPATETFIDLSDCNLRSVASVHIEYLRNMNVMSSMSIRIIKDNRLWGLIACHHRQAKFIPYQLCSVFELLSGFISSTFSRLQVLEEFQRNSHLQTIHARLAEQIYAEDSLVKGLLQKETTVLDLLQAEGAALTYSRGMATIGVTPDEDEVKNLIMWLQGNKPDKVFSTDSIASVYDNEKLSQDIAGMIAIPIHPAKDEYLFVFRSEAIQKINWGGNPDEAIQFEQDKKNYHPRNSFKIWQQTVKDTSLPWHTQEIQVADSLQHILLEYTLRKSVV, from the coding sequence ATGTCTAAAAAAAATTATGATTCAGAATTTTGTGGAAGCCTCCCTCTTAACTTTATCAATCATGTCCAGGCTTATGGTATCCTGGTAGTATTGGAGAAGACCAATCTGACAATTATTCAGGTGAGTCAGAACATTGAAGAAAAACTTGGTATCGCTGTTGAAGAAGTTATAAATAGTTCCTGGAAAAAATACGTTTCAGCAAAGGAATTAACTCTGCTTGAGGAGCATATACAATCTGATGTAATCAAAAAAACATCGGTATCATTTTCCTTTACAGTACCTGGTCGCCAAACCAATTGCCTTGCCATTGTTCATATAAAAGATAGCTATCTGATTCTGGAAATAGAAATTCTGCCGGAAGATGAATCAGCTACAACATCATTTTTATCTGTCTATCAGGATGTCAAACATGTGATTACATGGCTGGAATCTGCACAGACTATTACATCTGCCTGTGAGATTGCTATCACCGAGTTAAAGAAGATATCTGGTTTTGATCGGATCATGGTGTATCAATTTGATGAAAATTGGAATGGTACTGTCATTGCCGAAACGCTGGAAGAAGGCATGGAGCCTTATCTGGGTCTGGTATTTCCGGCTTCGGATGTACCTCGCCAGGCCAGAGCCTTATATCTGCAAAATCCCTATCGGCAGATACCTGACCGCGAATACACTCCCGTAAAGTTATATCCTCTGCTGAATCCTGCCACAGAAACATTTATTGATCTGTCTGATTGCAATTTACGGAGTGTTGCATCCGTTCATATAGAGTACCTGCGTAATATGAATGTGATGTCGTCTATGTCTATCCGTATTATAAAAGACAACAGATTATGGGGACTGATTGCCTGTCACCATCGCCAGGCTAAGTTTATTCCGTATCAGCTTTGTTCTGTTTTTGAGCTTTTGTCTGGCTTTATATCCTCTACATTTTCACGGCTTCAGGTATTAGAGGAGTTTCAGCGTAACTCACACCTACAGACCATTCATGCCCGTCTGGCAGAGCAGATCTATGCAGAAGATAGCCTGGTCAAAGGATTGCTACAAAAAGAGACAACTGTACTGGATCTGTTACAAGCGGAAGGGGCAGCTCTAACCTATAGTCGGGGTATGGCAACCATTGGCGTTACACCTGATGAGGACGAAGTAAAGAATCTGATTATGTGGTTACAGGGTAATAAACCAGACAAGGTCTTTTCTACCGACTCTATAGCGTCTGTATATGATAATGAAAAGCTGTCTCAGGACATCGCAGGGATGATTGCTATTCCTATTCATCCGGCAAAAGACGAATACTTGTTTGTGTTCCGGTCAGAAGCGATTCAAAAAATTAACTGGGGAGGAAATCCGGATGAAGCAATACAATTTGAGCAGGATAAGAAAAACTATCACCCACGCAATTCGTTTAAAATATGGCAACAGACCGTAAAGGATACTTCTTTGCCCTGGCATACACAGGAAATTCAGGTCGCTGATTCGCTTCAGCATATTTTACTCGAATATACGTTACGTAAAAGCGTTGTTTAA
- a CDS encoding energy transducer TonB — protein MKKSIFLPSLVFVLIFAGNVVFAQKKKSTTATKTFASNQTVALANSSVPDKKEYVAEQMTDEQALEMVTQQLEAATSTQATTEEAPQTDENRIYTVVEVSAQFPGGATALNQFLTINVHYPKEAKKDNIAGKVYTKVLIEKDGSVSDVQIIKGLGHGCDEEAVRVIKTTSNWKPARQHENIVRSYYMLQVNFVPAN, from the coding sequence ATGAAAAAGTCTATATTTCTCCCTTCACTCGTATTCGTACTAATCTTCGCTGGAAATGTAGTATTTGCTCAGAAGAAGAAAAGCACTACGGCTACTAAAACATTTGCATCAAATCAAACAGTGGCCCTGGCAAACTCATCTGTTCCGGATAAGAAAGAATATGTTGCCGAGCAAATGACAGATGAACAGGCATTGGAGATGGTTACTCAGCAACTGGAGGCTGCCACATCTACACAGGCAACAACTGAAGAAGCTCCTCAGACGGATGAAAACCGGATTTATACTGTGGTAGAAGTTTCTGCACAGTTTCCTGGTGGTGCTACAGCACTAAATCAGTTCCTGACTATCAATGTTCACTATCCTAAAGAGGCGAAAAAGGATAACATTGCCGGAAAAGTATATACCAAGGTTTTGATTGAGAAGGATGGAAGTGTTTCTGATGTACAGATTATAAAAGGACTAGGCCATGGCTGTGATGAAGAAGCTGTACGGGTTATTAAAACTACTTCCAATTGGAAACCTGCACGCCAGCACGAAAATATTGTTCGGTCTTACTACATGTTACAGGTTAATTTTGTTCCTGCCAATTAG
- a CDS encoding DKNYY domain-containing protein: MRLLYVVPAVLLVTILLVFSCTKSKHSSSRNSIENWIQTDRNPDTFINPIDDTTDLQRIGNQIYQDNDGKVYLRTLYPHRYKRAHYVEYLKDITDFLNIADYRELDKGYFTTKGKVYMWWSNDGGHYPVEVKVADPGTFVPFDSIAGGKDKAHVFYGGPPGNMDTLPGADPATIRVMNPERGCWNCGDCYFVDAKHVFWGLQPIPEADSKTFHLVDSEAVDARDKYRSYYNGRPIR, translated from the coding sequence ATGAGACTTTTATATGTTGTCCCTGCTGTACTTCTTGTCACTATATTGCTGGTATTCTCCTGTACAAAGTCAAAGCATTCTTCTTCAAGAAATAGTATAGAAAACTGGATTCAAACAGATCGAAATCCGGATACTTTCATCAATCCTATTGATGATACCACTGATCTACAGAGGATAGGTAACCAGATTTACCAGGACAACGATGGTAAGGTGTATCTGCGAACTCTATATCCACATAGGTATAAAAGAGCTCACTATGTGGAATACCTGAAAGACATTACTGATTTTTTGAACATAGCTGATTACAGAGAGTTAGATAAAGGATACTTTACCACAAAAGGAAAAGTGTATATGTGGTGGAGCAATGATGGAGGACATTATCCTGTAGAAGTGAAAGTAGCTGATCCTGGAACGTTTGTTCCTTTTGACTCAATAGCAGGTGGTAAAGATAAAGCACATGTCTTTTATGGAGGCCCACCAGGCAATATGGATACGCTGCCTGGTGCAGACCCTGCTACTATTCGTGTAATGAACCCCGAGAGAGGCTGCTGGAATTGTGGTGATTGCTATTTTGTGGATGCTAAACATGTGTTTTGGGGCTTACAGCCAATACCAGAAGCAGATTCTAAAACATTTCATCTGGTAGATAGCGAAGCTGTGGATGCAAGAGACAAGTATAGAAGCTATTATAATGGTCGTCCTATAAGGTAA